A DNA window from Ranitomeya imitator isolate aRanImi1 chromosome 2, aRanImi1.pri, whole genome shotgun sequence contains the following coding sequences:
- the LOC138662602 gene encoding uncharacterized protein: protein MESQHFSAFSSQVADSVIDELIRTIPDNLDEFTRNTPDAVDEFISNYSDDFLNGFSVPTLECDTPGAEYSNTNAGVAAVWDLTQGIIDVDMFPEPTTTEHNQPPVEELMYQTPTPRNSPDSRAPKKQLGPAGKKGRACKLKPRRIFTKENIPELMESIAEAAEDATAIIHHTSLSPKRKVMRKTPPAPLQPLQITENGAAQAWPAIQTANGSVRAYPLSPICVVQDAGNPVPSDHREIPHSSTGQPSTIRVNDPAPLYPEVLEAPRKHKRKTKHVTESPTASCAVGATATMSREEYDREIDQLADDLWRVCRIHS, encoded by the exons atggaatcccaacatttttcggctttttccagtcaagttgcggattcggtaatag atgaattaatcaggaccatccccgataatctagatgaatttaccaggaacacccccgatgctgtagatgaatttatcagcaactatagcgatgattttttaaacggcttcagcgtgcctactctggagtgtgatacacctggagctgagtatagtaacactaatgcaggtgtcgctgctgtgtgggatttgactcaaggcatcatag atgtcgacatgtttccagaaccaaccaccacggaacacaatcagccgcctgttgaggaactgatgtaccagacccccacgccgagaaacagccctgattctagagcacctaaaaaacagctcggaccggcggGCAAAAAAGGGAGAG cttgtaaactgaagcctagaagaattttcacaaaagagaatataccggagctaatggagagcatcgcagaagctgcagaagacgccacggcaatcattcaccacacatcgctatccc ctaagcgcaaagtcatgagaaaaacacctccagcacctctacagccgctacagatcaccgagaatggcgcagcacaagcgtggccggcgatacagacggctaatggttctgttagagcatatccgctatcaccgatctgcgtggtgcaggacgcaggaaaccctgtaccgtcggaccatcgtgaaataccccattcaagtaccggtcagccatcgacaatccgtgtgaatgaccccgcgccactatatccagaagtgctcgaggcaccccgaaaacataagcggaaaacaaaacatgttacagagtcaccaaccgcatcctgcgccgtgggtgcaacagccacgatgagtcgtgaagagtatgatcgcgagattgatcagctcgctgatg atttgtggagggtctgccgaatacattcgtag